The genomic interval TGCCACGGTTCCTGATACGATCGATCGGAGTACTGGTCAATACAAGAACAGACAGGTGGACATCGATAAGTTCAACAGCAAGACCATTGAACTAAAAATACTCCATGGATATGTGGTGGGGAATGTACCTGCCAAACTTGCCACCGGCATTGTTTACATGAATAATGACCTTCATCGCCGGCAACTGGGCAAGGGCACCACGGGCACCAATTATGACCTAACCCTGGTAAACCCTGTATTTGGCCGGGATATTCATTTCCGCACCCATAATGTGGCCGTATTTGCTGAGAATAATTTCATGGTAAGTCCCCGCCTCACGATTTCACCAGGTTTTCGCTGGGAAAAAGGCGATTCAAAAATGAGTGGAACCATTAGTTATTATACAGTCAACCCACTCCCCACCCGGATCGATCATGATTTCCTGCTCGCCGGAATCAATGCCCAATACCAACTCAAAGGTGAGAATATTGTTTACGGCGGATGGTCACAAGCTTATCGCCCGGTTATTTTTAAGGATATCGTTCCCACCTCCACTTATGAACAGATCGATAAAAATTTAAAGGATGCATTTGGCTGGAATGCTGAAATGGGAGTCAGGGGAAAATGGGGCAACCGTTTTCAATATGACCTGGGATTTTTTGCAGTTGATTACCACCACCGGCTGGGTACGCTGGTGCTTACCGACAATAATGGACAACCATACACATTCCGCACCAATATTGGGAATAGCCGTACCTGGGGAACTGAAATATTTGCGCAATACAAATTTCCGGTGGTTGGACAGCTCTATGCCGGCCTTTTCACGTCTACCGCCTTTACCCATGCCCGATATTATGATGCAGAGGTATCTACCGGTACCACCAACAAAACCATTGATGGGAACAGAGTGGAATCTGTTCCCCGATGGAATACCCGCCAGGGCCTGGATATCCTGTACAAAGGATTTAGCGCTACCCTGCTGTATAGTTACACTTCTGCAACTTACTCCGATGCCCTGAATACCCTTATCCCTCCCGCAACAGGAGCCAGGGGTTATACGCCGGGCTATGGTATTTTTGATATCAATGCTTCATTACGCACTGCCTCGCCTTTCTTTTTCAGGGCAGGAGTGAACAACCTTTTTAATAAATCCTATTTTACCAAAAGGCCAACATTCTATCCCGGGCCTGGTATTTGGCCGAGTGATGGGCGGAATATTTATATCACTGTGGGGGTTAAGCACTAGGGGCTTAATGGTGTAAGTCCTTAACGATCCTCTACGCTATCACCTCTTGGTGACAAATTCCCAATACGGAATATTCGGGTTTTTATTAAATTAGAGTATGAAACAAAACACAACGAAAACACTTTACTGGGTTTTTACCATCATTTTTGCCGGTTTGATGATCTTTTCATCTGTTGGTGGCATTGAACCCACCCAGCAAACAGTAGATATTTTCCATACTTATCTCGGGTATCCCATTTACTTTATACAATTCATCAGTATTGCAAAGATCATTGGCTCCATTACAATTCTGATCCCGGGGCTTAAAACGATCAAAGAATGGGCCTATGCCGGGTTGTTTTTTGACCTGGCAGGTGCTATCTATTCCGGTGTAGCCGTTGCCGGAAAATTTGATCCAATGATGTTGACGATGCTGGGATGGGTTGTTCCAGGCGTTTTATCTTATTATTTCTGGAAAAAATCATAAACGGTATCGCCAGAATCGACTATTCAGAAGTGCTAACCAAGTGATTATGAATCACCGAAGCTTATTGCGATAAATTTGTTGGCGGATGAGCTAATAAGCGATCAATGGCAAATCTGACAAGGTCGTTAAGTGATACATTCTGAAGTGAGGCATAATGTGCCGCCTGTTTGTGTAATTCCGAAGGAATTCGAATATTGAAACTTCCTTTGTAGGTTTTTTCAGGTTCTTTCCCAATTCTTTTACATGTATCTAAGTAATCTTCAATAGCTTCCTTAAATGCCTTTTTCAGTTCTTTTACAGTTGACCCCTCAAAGCTTACCAAATCATTAAGCCCTATCACTTTACCGTAAAAAACTTCATCCTCAGCGGAAAAGTGAATAGCCGCACTATAGGACTTGTATTGAATTATGTTATTCATATACCTATGCAAATCTAATTCATTTGCAAAGTGCTAAATTTTTTTGTAACGGAAAACTTCTTTTAGTTGATTTTCCATTCGTGGATACCCGCTGAATGCTCAGCAGGCAACCTTACTTCGATACGAAGCGCCGTGGTGGTAACCGGCTCAAACTGCACCCGGTCATAACTATCCTTGGTAATCGTATAGGGGGTTACATTTTTAACCGGCACCCATGTATCGCCTTTTTTATAATACAATGTCCAGGAGGCAGGAATCCTGCACCCGCCAAAAGGGGCATCATCAAACCAGTACACGGCTGACTCAGAAACAGTATAGGGGGCATCAAAATCATATTGCACCCACTCGGTTGTATTTTTCTTTGGCCACCAATGCAGATAGGAAGCGCTTTGATCTTTTGCATCTACCGGATCATACTGGTCATTCAGCGTACGCAACATCCGATCATTGTTCAGAGAGGAACTCACTTTACTCTTGCTGGCAATACTGGGAGCAGGTTTGGGTCTTGCCACTGCTGCATCGTAAGGTATCCATACTTCCATTTCTGAAGGTCCGCGGTTGGCCCAGGAATAATAAGGTATAGCAGTTACCGTTTGCTTTGACCGGATCAATTCATCACTATTCACCTTCCGTTTGGTTGACCAGCCGGGCATTTGGAGCGTAACCACACCGTTTAGCAAATTGGGGGCAAACTGTGATTTGATCACTGCGTCTTTATCCACTACAATATTCATCACTGATCCGTCGAGGTTGTCCGGGCCTTCCAAACAATACACCAGCGGTCCACGTTGCAAGGCAAATCTCTTCTGATCGGCTACTACCTGATCCAGTGCCCGGATCTTTTTTACCTCCATGGGCAGATCAATGGAAATGAGGTCACCTTTTTTCCAGCTACGCTGGATCACTGCATAACCTTTTTCCATTTGGATGGGAATGGACTGTCCATTTACACGTATGGATACAGGTTTCTTTGTCTGGTTATCTGTTTGATACAGATCACCAGGGATGGGTTGATCCACTGCCCAACCGGGTATCCGGATCTTTACAGTGAAAGCAGAGTTCTTATCAGGATTGATCGTGATGTTATTCTTTCCTTCCCAGGGATAATTGGTTTCCTGTATGATGTTTACCCCGGTTACCGGGAGTTTTATGGTTGAACTACTTCCCACGTAGAGATTGATATAAAGATCATTCTCATTCTGCGCATACACATAACCCGGCATGGAGGGTAAGAAACGTGTCATATTGGAAATGCAACAGGCACAACTAAACCAGGCACTGCGCTGGTGTTGTCCAAGTGAGGCCAGTGGATTAGGATAAAAAAAGCGGTCACCACTCATGGATACACCGGATAACAATCCATTGTATAATACGCGTTCCAGCACATCCACATATTTGGCATCTCCATGCAGGAGGAACATCCGGCTGTTCCAATACACATTGGCAATAGACGCGCAGGTTTCGGCATAGGCACTCATATTGGGCAGGTCATAGTCCGCACCAAATGCTTCTCCATTTCCAGTGGCGCCGATCCCGCCTGTGATATAGAGTTTCTTCTGCACCACATCATTCCAGATATCATCAATGGCTTTCAGGTATTGCCTGTCACCTGTAAGGGCCGCTACATCGGCCATGCCGGTGTACATATAGGCCGCGCGTACAGAGTGTCCAACAGCAGTATGCTGGTCTACAACAGGTATATGCGATTGGCTGTATTCCTGATTGTAATGACCGGGCTTCCCCCGGAGATCAAGAAAGAATTTAGCAAGATCGAGGTATTCTTTTTTTCCCGTGATGCGGTACAATTTGGTCAATCCGGTTTCGACCACCTGGTGGCCCGGAAATTTCTCCACCTTTCCCCAGCCAAAATCCTTTACGAGCAGATCGGCATTACGTAACGCAATATCCAACAGGTTGCGTTTGCCGGTGGCCAGGTAATGCGCGGCGGCAGATTCAAAAAGGTGGCCACTGTTATAAAGTTCATGACTCAGGTCCTCATCCTTCTCCCAGCGTTTGGCCCCTACCCAATCATGCGGCTTGGGTGCATTCATGGTCCGAAAGGTATAGAGATAGCCATCGGGTTCCTGGGCGGAACCGATCAGACTGATCAGGGTGTCCAGATACGCCTCCAATTTAGGATCAGGTTCAGTTTGTAAACTATAGGAAGCCCCTTCGATGGTTTTATACAGATCGGTGTCATCAAAAGGGAAGGCGGTCATGGTATCCACGGGCATCTTGCCGGAAGCACGCAGAAAATTATCCATACGTCCGGTGCGTTGGCACTGGCTGAATGTATAGGGAATAGACACTTCCTTGTTGATCCGGATCTTTGGTTTCCAAAAATTATCCATCACGTGTACCTGAGTAAAGGGAACGGGTTGAATGGGATAATCAGCCTGTTGACCTAAGGTATCCAGAGCCAGAGCGGTCAGGGCAACCGCAAGTAATCCATTTTTCATGATCATTTATTTTTAATGGTCCTCACCCCAAAAATGCGGGCGGTGGTAGTTCCGTGTGTGGCGATCACTTTAACCGTGATGCTTGATTTACCAGTAATTAACCCGGCCGGTATCGGGTAGGCTACGGGATAGAATTTGTTGGCCTCTCCCCCCTTCCAATCTACGGTAACAAGAGGATAGTCATCGATCAACACATCAAATTTCCGGTTCTTGTCATCCCCAAGGTAAACCATCAGGAGCGAATTTGATTGTCCGGGATCCACTTTCATTACAAAAGAAAAATGATGATCGGCCCTGGCCTCCCTTCCATTTACGCCCAGAGCATCACTAACATAGGAACGTTCTGTTGCCTGAAGCTGGTGATCCCGCTCAGGTTGCATCTCTCCTATCCGAAAATAGTCAATGGTATTGGCTTCGATTTCCTGTTGTCTTTTTTTCTCCTCTTCATATACTGATCGCTTTTTTTCCCAGTCAGCGGGGGTAAAAAAATCCCAGTAAACAGTATAGTGTTGCTTATATGTTTGGTAAAAAGGCCGTAAAACCGGCCTAAAGGGTTGTGCAACTTGTAGCACTGCAAATTCAAGCGGATTTTTTCCGGTGGGCTTTATCCAGTTTTTTACCTCGCGGTCATCGGTCAGCAAAACGGGCACTCCATACACCGGATCCGGGAGGCTGTCCCCTAATTGACCGGCCAGAACTAATGGGCCATATAAAAAGGCCACCCGATCTTTATTATCGGGCATGTATTCGGTGTAGAGATCAAAGCGGAAATTCAATTCTACCTGGTCATTGTCCTTCCATTCCCGGTTGATAACGATATAGCCATTCTCCAACCTGTAAGAATCGATCGTTAATCCATTTACTTTCAATGTGGGACTTTGTTTGGCCCAGGCTGGTTTGCGTAACCGTAAGGAAAAAGTCCGGGGTTGTTTTGTCTGGATCTGAAAAAGAACCCTTCCCGATTCAGGGAAATTTGTTTCCTGTCTGATCTTAATCCCCTCCTTCCACTCCAGGGTAGATGCAATAAAGAGGTTAACATACAACCCACCAATCCTATCCTCTAAATCCTCTGAATCCCATGAATCCTGGTAATAGATCGCCTCCCCATACTTTGCATGATTCTCCATTCCTGTTCCTACACAGCAGGTAAAGGTGTTGAAGGAGTCGCTAAACACTTTTTTAGTACCCATCCGTAATGGAACGAAATAGCACATCATCCCGTTTTCAGGATTTTGCGAAGCCAGGATATGGTTATATAATGCCCGCTCGTAATAGTCCATGTATTCACTGCTGGGTGCCCAGGAAAAAAGGTGCCTTGTCAGCTTGAGCATATTATAAGTGTTGCAGGTCTCACAGGTATTGTCGCTCAGGCGGTCATTTAATTTATCTGCATCTCCGCAATACTCATAACTGCTGTTTCCACCAATAACATAGGTATGGTGTTTGACCATGGTCTCCCAAAAAAAGGAGGCAATGGTTTTCTCTCTCGGGTTTCGGGTGATCTCGTATTGGTTGGCGCTACCTATGGCCTTGGGTACATTGGTATTTGAATGTTTGCCCGGCATGGGATCGATCCGCTCCGACAGGGGTTTCATCACAAAATCATCAAAGAATTTATAGGACAGATCAAGGTATTTTCTGTTGCCGGTGAGTTTGTAAACAGTAGCCAGCACATCATTCATCCCTCCCCATTCACAGCGGAGCATTTTTTGGCGTAGGGAGTCAGAAAGTGGATTGACGACCGTAGCCGTCCAGTCAGACATGGCCTTTACCAGTTCCAAAGCCTTATTATTCTCTGTATATATAACTGCATCCACGAGTCCAGCCATCACTTTATGTACGGTGTACCAGGGGCTCCAGCCGCCATTGAGGTCAAATCCTCCGGATTGAATCTCCCCCCTTGCTACCTGGGCAAAAATGGAATCCTCATTGGGGATAGCGCCGATATACCCTGAGCCACGTGCCTGCTGGCATTTCTCCAGTTCATCCACGATCAGTTTCACCCTGTTGCTGAATTCAATATTTCCGGTACTGGCATACATCAATGCGCAGGCCGATAGATAGTGACCAAGGGTATGACCCGACAAGCCCATGCTTTCCCAGCCACCATATACTTCGCCGTGCGTGGGTAAATTGGCATTCAGGTAAAACCGATGGAGCAACCTATACGGGTCGATGCTCAGTAAATAAGCTGCATCATTATCCTGCGCTTTCTTGAAGGGGGAACCGGGGAGAAGACGAATCTGCCGGAGAGGGATTTCTTCAACCGCTTTACTACCTGAATATATTTTTTGCGTTTGTGCCGAAAGCTCGATGGTCACCAAAAATCCGAGAAGAGCCGCTATTCCTAAATAAATAAATTTTCGCATATAAGTTTCAGGTAATAATTGTCAAATTAATAATTATTATAATGACCACCATAAAACCTTTATCAAGTCATTTTAATTCCTCTAAATTAATATTACCTTGTACGCTCAACCCGCATGAAGAAAATGTTTCGAGCCCATTTTTCCTACCCGTTACGTAAGTTTATTTTTCCTCTTTGTATGCTTGTACTTATTGGATGTACACAGGTGGGTAATGACAGACCTGACCCGGATCCTTCGGTGAGCCCGAATGGTATGCTTTATATCAATGTGATAGGTGATTTCATGAAGCTTGACCCTTCCAAAGATTCGGTGTACTGGCGTGCCCCAATTCCCCAGTATTTCAATTCATCGGGAAACCCCATGTCTTTTGATTCAGGTTATTTCTACCATGGTAATTATATGAGCTTAACCTGTTTTCGGACAAGCACGGGTGGTGTTGCGTGGTCGCATAGTTGGCTTGCCTTTTCAGATGCCTATACTTATCGGGAGCCTGCTTTTAAGGATAGCATGGTATTTTTTACCTACCCCACCAGCGCCTGGGACCATGGTTACCTGCTTTGCATGAATAAGAAAACAGGCGGGCTTTACTGGAAAATTCAGATCGATTCGGGCGGTGTTTACACGAGTTTTAATGGTGTGCCGGTGATATCCGGTGATAAGATTATTTGCATGACCCGCAATGCCAACGATCAAATCGTGTTGAAAGCCTTTTTGGCAAAAACAGGGCAATTGGTCTGGGCCACTGCACCGATCAATGCCTCTATCCTAAATAAGTTTTGGGAAAAGAATGGGCGTATCTACACGGCCTATGGTAATGACGCCGTTTGTTATGATGCTGCGACTGGCCAGGAATTATGGAGGACCAGTATTCAGGATCCGGCTTATCGCTATTCGTATAATTTCCTCGACAATGACAAGCTGGTGGTGGTGAGGGTAATCTCCAATATAACGTACAGGGTTATTCAATTATCCCTGGCCAGTGGAAATATCATTCAATCACAGCAGCTCATTCTGCCGTCCACCTATGCTTCATATACACAATTGATTGCCCCCTTGGGTGTTTCGTACCAGAACAATAAGCTGTATGTTGCCCATTATTACTCCATCGATAGCCTGGACATTTATGCCCATGATGTAAATACTTTGTCGCAACTATGGACCAAGCGATTTGCCAACCATTTACTAACCGGGCAGGCGCCCATTGTGAGTGATAAATACCTTATTTTTCCCATCAACGATAAATACAACACCCCTTCACAGGATACCAGCAAAATGATCTTTCTCGATCTGAGTGGCAATTTGCTTAAAAAAATTCCTTACAACACCATTTATACTGACAAATTGGTATATGAGGAAAATGGTATATTCTATGACCAGCCAAAGCGGTTTTGATCATCCTGTCAAAACACACTCCATGCCAGTTCAGTGTTCTTTATACCGGTTTGGCTCGACAGGGTAAATGGGCTAACCATGGTCAGCCTGGCCATAAGGTAACTGACGGTCGACTCGGCACCCTGATTGAGGTTAATATAATGCGGCTCCAATCCGTCGTAGCAGCCTCCGGTGGCAGGGTTATAGATCACCTGGCTAAGATGGTTATTTCCCTGAAACCAATCAAAGGCTGTTTTCATTTTTTCTTTGTACCCCATTCCCGGAAAGACCGAATTGAACTTATCCAGGGCCATGATCGTATAGGCCACATCGATCGGTTGCTCCCCGCCTTCTTCTTCCTGTTGAACCACTTTCATCCGTTGCAACCAGTTTTTATTCAAGATTACCTTAAATCCGGTGGGAGGGAATATTTTTTCCAAAAGAAAGTCAAAAGAGGACCGGGCGATCTCCAGGTAAACGGGGTTCTTTGTTGTCAGCCAGGCGCATAGCAAAGCTTCGGGCAGGATGCTATTGGCGTAGGTGAGATAACTTTCAAACCAACGCCAGTTTCCGGTATTCTCATGCCGGTACATCTGTACCAGTCTGTTGGCAAGTGTTTCCATGAGTTGGATCAGGGCCGGGTTCTTATCGTACAGACTCATGTAATAAAGCCCTTTTAAAATAAATGCCAGTGACCGGGTAGAGTGAACCCCTTCCGCCGAACGAAGTCCATGGGAGAACAGAAGCTTTGCCTCTAAAACAAGGGCCGATGAAAGTTGGGGCGAAATGGACACCATAAATCCAAGCGCCCAAATGGTACGTCCCAGGGAGTCATCCAGGTTTACGGTATCGTTCTGTTCGGTTGGGTTTCCTTTTTGGTCAATATAATTAAAGAAACCACCTGCCGGGTTCTGGCAATGCTGAAGAAACCCAAAGTAGATCCGGATGTATTTCAGGTCGTCCGGATCACCGCTCATCCGGTAGTGATGACAAAGGGCGATCAGGGCCCTTGCATTGTCGTCAAGGGTATAACCTGAGTCAATATCCGGTTGGTCAATATCGGCAAACTGTATCATGCCACGCTGGGTGGTCATACGTTTTACATGGCCGAGATTTATAGGAGGCATGCTATACGAAAGATGAATATTTTTCTCATCCAGCGAAGCGAAAAGTTTGGCGTGCGCAATTGCTGAATTCTGCCAGGCGGTGGCCGCCATGATATGCAGTCCATTCCGGCTGATTCGTGACCTCAGGTCTTCATCCGCCAGCAGACCAAGAACGGCTCTGCCAATCTGATCGGGACTTTCAAAATCAACGATCACCCCCGCTTCCCGGTCCAGTACTTCCAGGGCATGGGGTATGGGAGTTGACACAACCGCGCATCCGCAACTTATGGCATAGGAAAACGTACCGCTAACGGTTTGGTTAGGATCTTTTGAGGTAAAAATGTATATGTCTGTAAGCACCAGGTACTCCAATAATTCGCCAAGAGGAAGGAACCGGTTAATAAAGCGAACATGGTCTTCCAACCCCAGTTCTTGCACCTTTTCCTTTAAGAACGTACGGTAACTTTCTCCCTCCTGTCTGACCACGGACGGGTGTGTTTTACCAATGATCAGAAACAAAATACCCGGTTCCTGCCGGATAATGGATGGCAGGGCTTCCAGGGTGGATTCAATATTCTTTCCCGAGCTCAGCAATCCAAAGGTGGTCAGCACTTTTCTTCCGTCCAGTTCATATCGTGCTTTCAGGATCTCTTTTTCCGCATGCGCCACCAGGTGGGTGCCATGGGGAATGACCTGGACTTTTTCGACGGGCAGGTTATATTCCTCTGTCAATATGCGGCGTGAGTGCTGGGTCATGACCACCAATTTGGTGGCATGAAGGGCAATGGCCTGAACCTTTGCTTTGAGTTCATCACCGGGATGCGGCAATACCGTATGAAAGGCGACGATGATCGGTTTTTGCAGGGAGCCTAAAAATTCAATAAAGGCTGGTTCACCAGACTTGAATAACACAAACTCATGTTGTATCATAACAGCCACGAGTCGTGGGCGGCTATTGATCATACGCGCCAGGTTGGCAAAGGAGTTGGGATCATCCGTATTCAATACAAACTCAATCTCATCCGAATAGGTGTGTCTGTCCTGTCCTGACTCAACAGGACAAAGCGTGATCATAAAGGAATGATTGAACTTATCGTGGAGAGATCTTACGAGATCTTGTGTATAGGTAGCTATGCCACATTCCCTGGGTGGGAAGGAGGTGATCATCAGTATCTCGGGTAATTGTTCCCGCATCGAGGCAGGGTATTTCAGCTCTTGATTCATAAAATCGTGTGTTGATCTTGTTTCCAATAGGTTTCGTCCTTTTTTTCGGTTTGTGTTCTTGACCTTTCATCCAGTAATGCTTCCAGTAATTCGGGGATATTCACGGTGGCGGTGGCGATCTGTTCATCGGCGGCGCCATAATAAATATGCAAGGTATCGCCTCGCCTTACCGCACCGGTGGGGAAGCATACATTGTTCACTTCACCCTTGAGTTCCCAGGCCTGGTCCGGTTTAAACAAGGCGTAAGGCAGTCGGCCCAATTCATTTAATGGGTTTTCGAGGTCAAGCAAAGCGGCGCAAGCTGAATACACGTACCCGTTTACCGTATCATGCACTCCGTGGTAGATCATCAGCCATCCCTTTTCGGTTTCAATGGGTGGGCATCCACCTCCGATATAGCTCACTTCGTGTTTGTACCGGGGGGCGAGCACGATGTATTGTTCCAGGTGGAGTAAATAATTCTGCCAAAATTCATGGGTCAATTCGGACAATGCATCCACGGTCACCAGTTGGATATCTGGTTTGATCCGGTGAAGGAAACAGAGTTTCCCATTGATCCTCCGCGGGAAGAAGATCACATTTTTATCCCACAAATAAGGTTTGATCCCGGGTTTTTCATTGGCCACATTCTTACTATTGAACCGGGAATACTTTTCATTGATGATCCCTTTAGATTCGGCCAGATGTTTGAATTCGAGGTAGGATATCTGTGGTACGATTATCCCTTGCTTTTCGAATTGCTTCAGGTCAGTGGAAGTGGCCAAACACCCGAGGGCATTGACCCCGTCATAGGCCGTGTAGGTTAAATAGAACAGCCCATCGATACAAA from Chitinophagales bacterium carries:
- a CDS encoding glycoside hydrolase family 127 protein, whose protein sequence is MRKFIYLGIAALLGFLVTIELSAQTQKIYSGSKAVEEIPLRQIRLLPGSPFKKAQDNDAAYLLSIDPYRLLHRFYLNANLPTHGEVYGGWESMGLSGHTLGHYLSACALMYASTGNIEFSNRVKLIVDELEKCQQARGSGYIGAIPNEDSIFAQVARGEIQSGGFDLNGGWSPWYTVHKVMAGLVDAVIYTENNKALELVKAMSDWTATVVNPLSDSLRQKMLRCEWGGMNDVLATVYKLTGNRKYLDLSYKFFDDFVMKPLSERIDPMPGKHSNTNVPKAIGSANQYEITRNPREKTIASFFWETMVKHHTYVIGGNSSYEYCGDADKLNDRLSDNTCETCNTYNMLKLTRHLFSWAPSSEYMDYYERALYNHILASQNPENGMMCYFVPLRMGTKKVFSDSFNTFTCCVGTGMENHAKYGEAIYYQDSWDSEDLEDRIGGLYVNLFIASTLEWKEGIKIRQETNFPESGRVLFQIQTKQPRTFSLRLRKPAWAKQSPTLKVNGLTIDSYRLENGYIVINREWKDNDQVELNFRFDLYTEYMPDNKDRVAFLYGPLVLAGQLGDSLPDPVYGVPVLLTDDREVKNWIKPTGKNPLEFAVLQVAQPFRPVLRPFYQTYKQHYTVYWDFFTPADWEKKRSVYEEEKKRQQEIEANTIDYFRIGEMQPERDHQLQATERSYVSDALGVNGREARADHHFSFVMKVDPGQSNSLLMVYLGDDKNRKFDVLIDDYPLVTVDWKGGEANKFYPVAYPIPAGLITGKSSITVKVIATHGTTTARIFGVRTIKNK
- a CDS encoding TonB-dependent receptor, whose translation is MRKYLLSSALLGGFFMLSAQEKTDSLAPKTLKEVLIRAWQRRDVTRLPEELNGFLFTGKKNEVVNLAGTNAHVAIKTGRQLFSKVPGVFIYDMDGSGNQLNISSRGLDPHRSWEFNIRQNGILINSDMYGYPASHYSAPMESYEKIEIVRGTGSLQYGAQFGGMINYVTRRPDSMRPFSFESINTIGSYGLMSTYNAISGTKGKFSYYAYFHKRHSNGYRSNSQSDAEAEFVQLQYRFSEKTSLKAELGRSYYKYKIPGPLNDSMFAANPRMSTRERNYFSPDIYVPSLSLTHHISSRTQLSLVASGVFGTRNSVMIDAFATVPDTIDRSTGQYKNRQVDIDKFNSKTIELKILHGYVVGNVPAKLATGIVYMNNDLHRRQLGKGTTGTNYDLTLVNPVFGRDIHFRTHNVAVFAENNFMVSPRLTISPGFRWEKGDSKMSGTISYYTVNPLPTRIDHDFLLAGINAQYQLKGENIVYGGWSQAYRPVIFKDIVPTSTYEQIDKNLKDAFGWNAEMGVRGKWGNRFQYDLGFFAVDYHHRLGTLVLTDNNGQPYTFRTNIGNSRTWGTEIFAQYKFPVVGQLYAGLFTSTAFTHARYYDAEVSTGTTNKTIDGNRVESVPRWNTRQGLDILYKGFSATLLYSYTSATYSDALNTLIPPATGARGYTPGYGIFDINASLRTASPFFFRAGVNNLFNKSYFTKRPTFYPGPGIWPSDGRNIYITVGVKH
- a CDS encoding DoxX family protein — encoded protein: MKQNTTKTLYWVFTIIFAGLMIFSSVGGIEPTQQTVDIFHTYLGYPIYFIQFISIAKIIGSITILIPGLKTIKEWAYAGLFFDLAGAIYSGVAVAGKFDPMMLTMLGWVVPGVLSYYFWKKS
- a CDS encoding PQQ-binding-like beta-propeller repeat protein; the protein is MLVLIGCTQVGNDRPDPDPSVSPNGMLYINVIGDFMKLDPSKDSVYWRAPIPQYFNSSGNPMSFDSGYFYHGNYMSLTCFRTSTGGVAWSHSWLAFSDAYTYREPAFKDSMVFFTYPTSAWDHGYLLCMNKKTGGLYWKIQIDSGGVYTSFNGVPVISGDKIICMTRNANDQIVLKAFLAKTGQLVWATAPINASILNKFWEKNGRIYTAYGNDAVCYDAATGQELWRTSIQDPAYRYSYNFLDNDKLVVVRVISNITYRVIQLSLASGNIIQSQQLILPSTYASYTQLIAPLGVSYQNNKLYVAHYYSIDSLDIYAHDVNTLSQLWTKRFANHLLTGQAPIVSDKYLIFPINDKYNTPSQDTSKMIFLDLSGNLLKKIPYNTIYTDKLVYEENGIFYDQPKRF
- a CDS encoding glycosyltransferase, yielding MNQELKYPASMREQLPEILMITSFPPRECGIATYTQDLVRSLHDKFNHSFMITLCPVESGQDRHTYSDEIEFVLNTDDPNSFANLARMINSRPRLVAVMIQHEFVLFKSGEPAFIEFLGSLQKPIIVAFHTVLPHPGDELKAKVQAIALHATKLVVMTQHSRRILTEEYNLPVEKVQVIPHGTHLVAHAEKEILKARYELDGRKVLTTFGLLSSGKNIESTLEALPSIIRQEPGILFLIIGKTHPSVVRQEGESYRTFLKEKVQELGLEDHVRFINRFLPLGELLEYLVLTDIYIFTSKDPNQTVSGTFSYAISCGCAVVSTPIPHALEVLDREAGVIVDFESPDQIGRAVLGLLADEDLRSRISRNGLHIMAATAWQNSAIAHAKLFASLDEKNIHLSYSMPPINLGHVKRMTTQRGMIQFADIDQPDIDSGYTLDDNARALIALCHHYRMSGDPDDLKYIRIYFGFLQHCQNPAGGFFNYIDQKGNPTEQNDTVNLDDSLGRTIWALGFMVSISPQLSSALVLEAKLLFSHGLRSAEGVHSTRSLAFILKGLYYMSLYDKNPALIQLMETLANRLVQMYRHENTGNWRWFESYLTYANSILPEALLCAWLTTKNPVYLEIARSSFDFLLEKIFPPTGFKVILNKNWLQRMKVVQQEEEGGEQPIDVAYTIMALDKFNSVFPGMGYKEKMKTAFDWFQGNNHLSQVIYNPATGGCYDGLEPHYINLNQGAESTVSYLMARLTMVSPFTLSSQTGIKNTELAWSVF
- a CDS encoding type II toxin-antitoxin system HicB family antitoxin, which translates into the protein MNNIIQYKSYSAAIHFSAEDEVFYGKVIGLNDLVSFEGSTVKELKKAFKEAIEDYLDTCKRIGKEPEKTYKGSFNIRIPSELHKQAAHYASLQNVSLNDLVRFAIDRLLAHPPTNLSQ
- a CDS encoding glycoside hydrolase family 127 protein, with the translated sequence MKNGLLAVALTALALDTLGQQADYPIQPVPFTQVHVMDNFWKPKIRINKEVSIPYTFSQCQRTGRMDNFLRASGKMPVDTMTAFPFDDTDLYKTIEGASYSLQTEPDPKLEAYLDTLISLIGSAQEPDGYLYTFRTMNAPKPHDWVGAKRWEKDEDLSHELYNSGHLFESAAAHYLATGKRNLLDIALRNADLLVKDFGWGKVEKFPGHQVVETGLTKLYRITGKKEYLDLAKFFLDLRGKPGHYNQEYSQSHIPVVDQHTAVGHSVRAAYMYTGMADVAALTGDRQYLKAIDDIWNDVVQKKLYITGGIGATGNGEAFGADYDLPNMSAYAETCASIANVYWNSRMFLLHGDAKYVDVLERVLYNGLLSGVSMSGDRFFYPNPLASLGQHQRSAWFSCACCISNMTRFLPSMPGYVYAQNENDLYINLYVGSSSTIKLPVTGVNIIQETNYPWEGKNNITINPDKNSAFTVKIRIPGWAVDQPIPGDLYQTDNQTKKPVSIRVNGQSIPIQMEKGYAVIQRSWKKGDLISIDLPMEVKKIRALDQVVADQKRFALQRGPLVYCLEGPDNLDGSVMNIVVDKDAVIKSQFAPNLLNGVVTLQMPGWSTKRKVNSDELIRSKQTVTAIPYYSWANRGPSEMEVWIPYDAAVARPKPAPSIASKSKVSSSLNNDRMLRTLNDQYDPVDAKDQSASYLHWWPKKNTTEWVQYDFDAPYTVSESAVYWFDDAPFGGCRIPASWTLYYKKGDTWVPVKNVTPYTITKDSYDRVQFEPVTTTALRIEVRLPAEHSAGIHEWKIN